The following coding sequences are from one Chloroflexota bacterium window:
- the uvrA gene encoding excinuclease ABC subunit UvrA codes for MPLENIIVKGAREHNLKNIDVTIPRDKLVVITGVSGSGKSSLAFDTIYAEGQRRYVESLSAYARQFLGRMEKPDVDYIEGLSPAISIDQKGPSHNPRSTVGTVTEIYDYLRLLFARVGHPHCPKCGREISRQTVQQIVDAVQEIPTGSRLMILAPLIRDRKGEHQSIFDDLRKAGFVRVRVDGYLRDLSEEFGLDKNKKHTVEAVVDRLQIGEAENSRIADSVETALKLGAGVVLISIIDGAELLFSEHFACVHCGISLGEIAPRTFSFNSPHGACPACSGLGVKLEVDPDLLIPNKDFSLAQGAIRAWGWFAWHASELHDLARRYGFSLQTPVSKLSKEHLDLVLYGEDGELVKYRNRYGRVREYFTNYEGAIPYLERIYRDTESNNTRAEIERYMASYPCPACNGKRLKPESLAIAIDGMNIIKVTELSASETLRWMRFLNGDHSKPRLTPHELKIAHQILKEISTRLGFLIDIGLGYLTLGRPSATLSGGEAQRIRLATQIGSGLMGVLYICDEPTIGLHPADIHRLIETMKRLRDLGNTILIVEHDEAMMRAADYIIDMGPGAGEHGGQIVATGTLTDVMSCPESITGQYLSRAKQIPLPQKRRPGTGKELVIKGARENNLKNIDIPLPLGEFVCISGVSGSGKSTLVNEVLYKKLAQIFYKAKDRPGKCDGIIGVEHIDKVINIDQSPIGRTPRSNPATYTGTFTPIRELFATVPEARMRGYKPGRFSFNVRGGRCEACQGEGYIQIEMQFLPDVTVPCEVCKGKRYNREALEIHFKGKNIAAILDMSVDEASTFFEHFPKVRNKLETLRDVGLGYIRLGQPAPTLSGGEAQRVKLATELSRRSTGKTLYILDEPTTGLSFADIACLLQVLQRLADAGNTVVIIEHHVDVMKNADYIIDLGPGAGDEGGYIIATGTPEEVAQIGTSFTGQYLRNVIKKQQKEYSLAKQ; via the coding sequence ATGCCTTTAGAGAACATAATTGTAAAAGGGGCACGGGAACACAATCTCAAGAACATAGATGTAACTATACCTCGAGACAAGCTGGTAGTCATCACCGGCGTTTCCGGCTCAGGCAAAAGTTCTTTAGCTTTCGATACTATTTACGCCGAAGGACAGCGTCGCTATGTAGAATCACTGTCGGCTTATGCTCGACAGTTCTTAGGACGGATGGAAAAGCCCGACGTTGATTACATCGAGGGCCTGAGCCCGGCTATCTCAATTGACCAAAAAGGGCCATCTCACAATCCCCGCTCCACTGTGGGGACGGTAACCGAGATTTATGACTATCTGAGACTCCTTTTCGCCCGTGTCGGTCATCCGCACTGCCCCAAATGTGGACGTGAAATCTCTCGGCAGACAGTACAACAAATTGTGGACGCAGTACAAGAAATACCAACTGGCAGCCGGCTCATGATTTTGGCGCCATTAATTAGAGACCGAAAGGGCGAGCATCAGTCGATATTCGATGACTTACGTAAGGCAGGATTTGTCCGGGTTCGCGTCGACGGATATCTCCGTGACCTGTCCGAAGAATTCGGCTTAGACAAGAACAAGAAGCATACTGTTGAAGCTGTAGTTGACCGGCTTCAGATAGGCGAGGCTGAAAATAGCCGCATCGCCGACTCCGTAGAAACAGCGCTGAAACTTGGAGCCGGGGTTGTTCTCATATCAATCATAGATGGAGCAGAATTGTTGTTCTCTGAGCACTTCGCCTGTGTCCACTGCGGCATTAGTCTTGGTGAAATCGCCCCACGGACATTCAGCTTTAATAGTCCCCACGGAGCCTGCCCAGCCTGTAGCGGACTCGGTGTAAAGCTAGAGGTCGACCCGGACTTACTTATACCCAATAAAGACTTCAGTTTGGCACAAGGTGCTATCCGCGCCTGGGGATGGTTTGCCTGGCATGCCAGCGAGCTACATGATTTAGCGCGTCGCTACGGCTTCTCGCTTCAAACCCCGGTAAGCAAGCTCAGTAAGGAGCATCTCGACCTCGTCCTCTACGGTGAAGATGGGGAACTGGTCAAATATCGAAATCGCTACGGACGAGTAAGAGAATACTTTACCAACTATGAAGGGGCAATCCCCTACTTAGAGCGGATTTATCGGGACACCGAATCCAATAATACCCGCGCTGAAATTGAACGATACATGGCCTCTTATCCCTGCCCAGCTTGTAATGGAAAGCGGCTTAAGCCTGAATCTCTAGCCATTGCAATAGATGGCATGAATATAATAAAGGTGACCGAACTATCAGCTTCAGAAACACTGCGCTGGATGCGTTTTCTTAACGGCGACCATAGCAAGCCCAGACTAACGCCCCACGAACTAAAGATAGCCCACCAGATCCTAAAGGAGATAAGCACCCGCTTGGGCTTTCTTATAGACATTGGACTAGGCTATTTGACCTTAGGCCGTCCCTCAGCGACCTTGAGTGGTGGCGAGGCCCAGAGAATCCGCCTGGCTACTCAAATCGGCAGTGGCCTAATGGGGGTTCTCTACATTTGCGATGAGCCTACAATTGGTCTGCATCCAGCTGATATACATCGCCTAATAGAAACAATGAAGCGGTTGCGTGACCTTGGTAATACAATTCTTATTGTAGAGCACGATGAAGCCATGATGCGAGCGGCAGACTATATTATTGACATGGGACCTGGAGCTGGAGAACATGGTGGACAGATTGTAGCCACTGGAACACTGACAGACGTCATGAGCTGTCCAGAATCAATAACCGGGCAATACCTCAGTAGAGCAAAGCAAATTCCTCTGCCGCAAAAGCGCCGTCCTGGCACAGGCAAGGAATTAGTAATCAAGGGTGCCCGCGAAAACAACCTGAAAAATATTGATATCCCCCTACCCTTGGGCGAGTTTGTTTGCATCAGTGGGGTATCGGGCAGCGGCAAGAGCACGCTTGTCAACGAGGTGTTATACAAGAAGCTGGCTCAAATATTCTACAAAGCAAAGGATAGACCTGGTAAATGTGATGGTATCATCGGCGTTGAACATATTGACAAGGTTATCAACATTGACCAATCGCCTATCGGTCGCACTCCACGCAGTAATCCAGCTACTTATACCGGGACCTTTACCCCTATTCGTGAACTATTTGCTACCGTTCCCGAGGCCCGTATGCGTGGCTATAAGCCTGGGCGATTTTCTTTCAATGTCCGCGGCGGCCGTTGCGAAGCCTGTCAAGGCGAAGGCTACATCCAGATAGAAATGCAGTTTCTCCCCGATGTTACCGTACCCTGCGAAGTGTGTAAAGGCAAACGTTATAACCGAGAGGCGCTGGAAATTCATTTTAAAGGCAAAAACATAGCCGCCATTCTGGATATGAGCGTGGACGAAGCTTCAACCTTTTTTGAACACTTCCCTAAAGTTAGGAACAAGCTGGAGACACTGCGTGATGTTGGCTTAGGTTATATACGCCTAGGACAGCCAGCACCTACCCTTTCCGGCGGTGAAGCCCAGCGGGTCAAACTTGCCACCGAACTATCTCGCCGCTCTACAGGTAAAACCCTTTACATTCTCGACGAACCTACTACAGGTCTGTCTTTTGCCGATATAGCCTGCCTGCTTCAAGTACTTCAGCGACTGGCAGATGCTGGCAATACGGTGGTAATCATTGAACACCACGTGGACGTGATGAAAAACGCCGATTATATTATAGACCTCGGTCCCGGCGCTGGTGATGAAGGTGGTTACATTATAGCCACAGGCACCCCTGAAGAAGTAGCACAAATAGGTACTTCATTCACCGGTCAGTATCTCCGCAATGTGATAAAAAAGCAACAGAAAGAGTACTCTTTAGCCAAGCAATAA
- a CDS encoding AI-2E family transporter, translating into MEPSRSIFKRQWRLILFVLGIIAAFWILWVFWSILLPFICGLILAYLLYPIVSWLEKKLPGQGRWFAARRASLIALIFIIVLVVVGLFAFYIITGVVGSFSILLKNAPQYFSQGLKTLQDWLHSLQQWLPPETQQQIQGTLQSGGTSLGNALRDAFLKGVSYVSGTFGFILGFVALPVFLFYILKDWEKLSSSFYSAFSPQMAVHVRGVVAVIDKVLGRWIRAQLMLSAVVAVLSFIGLAALGITLAPALAAFQGLMEFVPILGPWIGGAVGVIVVLAIAPEKAIWVAVVYLAVQLLENILLVPRIHGGYLRIHPAMILVLLPLGAYIAGLWGIILIIPLTATVIEIYKYVRDSIKADEIQQPAEQ; encoded by the coding sequence TTGGAACCATCCCGTAGTATCTTTAAAAGACAATGGCGCTTGATACTTTTCGTACTGGGCATAATAGCAGCTTTCTGGATTCTCTGGGTGTTTTGGAGTATCTTACTTCCTTTCATCTGCGGTCTGATACTGGCTTATCTTTTGTACCCCATTGTTTCTTGGCTTGAGAAGAAGTTGCCTGGTCAAGGCAGGTGGTTTGCAGCCAGGCGAGCATCTTTGATAGCACTTATCTTTATAATAGTCCTGGTAGTTGTCGGCTTATTCGCTTTCTACATCATTACAGGCGTGGTTGGTTCCTTTTCAATTTTATTGAAAAATGCACCTCAGTATTTTTCTCAAGGTTTAAAAACTTTACAGGATTGGCTTCATAGCCTTCAACAATGGCTTCCACCTGAAACGCAACAGCAGATACAAGGCACTCTTCAGAGTGGGGGTACGTCATTGGGTAATGCTTTGCGAGATGCTTTCTTGAAGGGTGTTTCATACGTATCTGGCACCTTTGGTTTTATCCTCGGTTTTGTTGCCTTACCTGTGTTCCTTTTCTATATCTTGAAAGATTGGGAAAAACTAAGCAGTAGCTTCTATTCTGCTTTTTCACCACAGATGGCCGTACATGTAAGGGGTGTTGTCGCGGTTATAGACAAGGTGCTGGGGCGATGGATTCGCGCCCAGCTAATGCTTTCTGCAGTCGTGGCTGTTTTGAGCTTCATCGGTTTAGCTGCTTTAGGGATAACACTTGCCCCAGCGCTTGCAGCGTTTCAGGGGCTAATGGAGTTTGTTCCCATATTAGGCCCGTGGATTGGTGGTGCTGTTGGTGTAATTGTTGTTCTGGCTATAGCACCAGAGAAGGCAATCTGGGTAGCTGTTGTCTACCTGGCTGTCCAGCTACTGGAAAATATTCTGCTTGTCCCCAGGATTCATGGAGGTTATTTGCGGATACACCCGGCCATGATTCTGGTTTTACTTCCCCTGGGAGCTTACATTGCCGGCCTGTGGGGAATAATACTGATTATCCCTTTGACGGCCACTGTAATAGAAATTTACAAGTATGTACGTGATAGCATAAAGGCGGATGAGATACAACAGCCCGCTGAGCAGTAA
- a CDS encoding YtxH domain-containing protein, which translates to MADSDRGGGFAIGFIVGAVLGLAIGVLFAPRSGGETRQLLKEKAGVVRERATEAARRVKETAGEAVKKAQARV; encoded by the coding sequence ATGGCTGACAGTGATAGAGGTGGTGGATTTGCTATCGGGTTTATCGTGGGTGCAGTTCTTGGTCTGGCTATTGGGGTTCTCTTTGCCCCTCGATCAGGGGGGGAGACGAGGCAATTATTGAAGGAGAAGGCTGGGGTGGTTCGAGAAAGGGCAACGGAAGCCGCCAGAAGAGTTAAGGAGACTGCTGGCGAGGCGGTTAAGAAGGCACAGGCAAGAGTATAA
- a CDS encoding PrsW family intramembrane metalloprotease, with translation MMQRVLDFCVHLFSNPSILGICLAVVFGAIWLACYRPPLITRPWLWAVMIAGVVMMGVAGLIDIGLEYLSGQILYHFWDEATFWHWLLPAAIFQTLLSGLVQEGAKLLPVVVYWWRKGRNIDPKLALVLGAVAGVGFGIIEAGWILSGVFASGWSWSYVESSGIVELFPILIRFDILGFHAAACALAGWGLAKGFGWQFYLLVSFLHALSYTGVFLFEEKVFSLDQAMVFNATWALLIAGVALWLRWRKVRG, from the coding sequence ATGATGCAAAGAGTGCTTGATTTCTGTGTCCATTTGTTCTCAAATCCCAGTATCTTAGGGATTTGTCTGGCAGTGGTCTTCGGGGCAATTTGGCTTGCTTGTTACAGGCCTCCGTTGATTACTAGACCGTGGCTCTGGGCAGTTATGATTGCTGGTGTTGTTATGATGGGGGTTGCTGGCCTAATTGATATTGGTCTGGAATATTTGAGCGGGCAAATACTATATCACTTCTGGGATGAAGCAACATTCTGGCACTGGCTTTTGCCTGCTGCAATATTTCAAACGCTACTCAGTGGGCTGGTTCAGGAAGGTGCAAAACTTTTGCCAGTGGTGGTCTACTGGTGGCGTAAAGGCAGAAACATCGACCCCAAGCTAGCGCTGGTTCTCGGTGCTGTAGCCGGAGTTGGTTTTGGGATTATCGAGGCAGGGTGGATATTAAGTGGTGTATTTGCTTCTGGTTGGAGTTGGTCGTATGTAGAGTCTAGTGGCATCGTAGAGCTTTTCCCCATTTTGATAAGATTCGATATATTAGGTTTTCATGCTGCAGCTTGTGCATTGGCAGGTTGGGGCTTGGCAAAGGGTTTTGGGTGGCAGTTTTATCTCTTGGTTTCTTTTCTTCATGCCCTCTCGTATACTGGTGTGTTTTTGTTTGAGGAGAAAGTCTTCTCACTTGATCAAGCAATGGTCTTTAATGCTACTTGGGCATTGCTGATTGCAGGAGTGGCCCTCTGGCTTCGGTGGAGAAAGGTGAGGGGTTGA
- a CDS encoding zinc ribbon domain-containing protein, which produces MDQIFFCPTCGAQNVIGQEFCQRCGQKFQYNCPFCGAIVDSTFINCPGCRESLYWPTPQKVKPFPKQPTMYQGRGEGGEEEAKSKKKSDPWLTGCLGLVILAFLVLGAYFVYDNFIKKPSPIIPLAPSSGEEIGFKPIQSPELEPLLDVRAVVCQEDETQGWL; this is translated from the coding sequence ATGGATCAAATTTTTTTCTGTCCTACGTGCGGTGCACAAAATGTCATAGGTCAAGAATTCTGCCAAAGATGTGGGCAGAAGTTCCAATACAATTGCCCCTTCTGTGGTGCTATTGTTGATTCTACATTTATAAATTGCCCTGGGTGTCGTGAAAGTCTCTATTGGCCAACGCCGCAGAAGGTAAAACCTTTCCCAAAACAACCAACAATGTATCAAGGGCGGGGGGAAGGCGGAGAGGAAGAGGCTAAATCCAAGAAGAAGTCAGACCCATGGCTTACGGGGTGTCTTGGCTTGGTGATCCTTGCATTTTTAGTGTTGGGAGCCTACTTTGTCTACGATAATTTCATTAAGAAACCGTCGCCTATCATTCCATTGGCACCTTCTTCAGGTGAAGAAATAGGTTTCAAGCCAATACAATCTCCAGAATTGGAGCCCTTGCTAGATGTAAGAGCAGTCGTTTGCCAGGAAGATGAGACGCAAGGGTGGCTATAG
- a CDS encoding DegV family protein yields MTIKVVTDSCSDITQEEAKKLGITVVPAYLRFGDEVYRDGVDIDCDQFYHKLVTSSIHPSTAAASPGDFAKVYEEIAKETDEIVSIHVTGKHSAMYDSALVGKEIAEGKGYKVEVIDSRGITMWQGLVAIAAAHTAKAGSSLKQVVNKAHETINQLRALALLDTLRYAVKGGRLGNTIFAIESKLKVKPLITLHHGEVRPAGLARTRVKGIDKLREFIAASDIDDLAIVHSTTLDDARTLADYARSLFPNLVPRITRLGPALGVHGGPGALVAIVKKAK; encoded by the coding sequence ATGACGATCAAAGTTGTTACTGACAGTTGTTCTGATATCACACAAGAGGAAGCCAAAAAATTAGGCATTACAGTTGTGCCAGCATATCTCCGTTTTGGTGACGAGGTCTATCGTGACGGAGTCGACATTGACTGCGACCAATTCTATCACAAACTGGTAACCAGCTCGATTCACCCATCTACTGCAGCAGCATCACCGGGAGATTTCGCCAAAGTCTATGAGGAGATAGCCAAAGAAACCGACGAGATTGTCTCCATACATGTTACCGGCAAGCACAGCGCCATGTATGATTCTGCTCTAGTGGGCAAGGAAATTGCTGAAGGGAAAGGTTATAAGGTTGAAGTTATCGACTCTCGTGGCATAACAATGTGGCAAGGTCTCGTCGCCATAGCCGCAGCTCATACTGCCAAGGCCGGAAGCAGCTTAAAACAGGTGGTAAACAAAGCACACGAGACCATTAATCAACTGCGTGCCCTAGCACTTCTAGATACTCTGAGATATGCAGTCAAAGGTGGGCGCCTTGGAAATACCATTTTTGCGATCGAATCAAAGCTTAAAGTGAAGCCACTGATCACTCTGCATCATGGCGAAGTACGTCCAGCCGGATTGGCACGAACCCGAGTGAAAGGGATAGATAAATTACGTGAGTTCATAGCAGCATCAGACATAGATGACTTGGCCATCGTCCATAGCACTACACTTGACGATGCCCGAACACTTGCCGATTATGCACGGTCACTCTTTCCCAATTTGGTACCACGCATAACAAGGCTCGGGCCTGCACTAGGGGTACACGGCGGACCTGGAGCTCTGGTCGCAATCGTTAAGAAAGCCAAATAA
- a CDS encoding PAC2 family protein: MNEGQPFRLFTKPKLENSALVVAWNQDAGRVGPRVVDYLNTKLESREFAEIDPEGFFSLGGVSVEGDIAQFPESKFYWCQAKSLVIFKSDIPRYGWYEFLGLVLDIVEKYCKVKEIYTVGGMVSPSAHTTPRMLLSVANSAEMKMMLSHHDLISDMDYETQDGQRPTFSSFLLWAAKRRNIAGTSLWMPVPFYLLAVQDPWACKKVMEFFNRHLELDIDFTDMDEEVTRQNREIAQVRRQFPEIDGYISKLESNLGLTVDESEKLVKEIEALLRRRH, from the coding sequence TTGAACGAAGGACAGCCATTTAGACTATTTACTAAACCTAAGTTGGAGAACTCGGCCTTGGTGGTAGCCTGGAATCAGGATGCTGGGAGGGTCGGGCCAAGAGTTGTTGACTATCTAAACACAAAACTGGAGAGCCGGGAGTTCGCTGAAATCGATCCTGAGGGCTTCTTCTCGCTTGGCGGAGTTTCTGTAGAAGGCGATATAGCCCAATTCCCGGAAAGCAAATTCTACTGGTGCCAGGCAAAGAGCCTGGTGATTTTCAAGAGCGACATACCCAGATATGGGTGGTATGAATTTCTGGGCTTGGTCTTGGACATAGTTGAGAAATATTGTAAGGTGAAAGAAATATATACTGTTGGTGGCATGGTCTCTCCGAGTGCTCATACCACACCCCGAATGTTATTGTCTGTAGCCAATTCGGCTGAGATGAAGATGATGTTGAGCCATCATGACCTTATAAGCGATATGGATTATGAAACTCAAGATGGCCAAAGACCAACCTTTAGCTCCTTTCTTCTTTGGGCTGCCAAGAGGAGAAATATTGCTGGGACAAGCCTTTGGATGCCAGTGCCTTTCTATCTGTTGGCAGTTCAAGACCCGTGGGCCTGTAAGAAAGTCATGGAATTTTTTAACAGGCATCTAGAGCTAGATATTGATTTTACAGATATGGATGAGGAGGTGACAAGGCAGAACAGGGAAATAGCTCAGGTAAGGAGGCAGTTTCCTGAGATCGATGGCTACATCAGCAAGCTTGAAAGTAACCTTGGCCTGACTGTGGACGAAAGCGAAAAACTGGTTAAGGAAATAGAGGCATTGCTGAGGAGAAGACATTGA